A stretch of Mastomys coucha isolate ucsf_1 unplaced genomic scaffold, UCSF_Mcou_1 pScaffold3, whole genome shotgun sequence DNA encodes these proteins:
- the LOC116075152 gene encoding olfactory receptor 2H1-like, translated as MVNQSSPVGFLLLGFSEHPRLEKVLFVVVLCSYLLTLLGNTLILLLSTLDPRLHSPMYFFLSNLSFLDLCFTTTCVPQMLLNLWGPAKTISFLGCSVQLFIFMLLGTTECILLTIMAFDRYVAVCQPLHYATIIHPGLCRQLAGVAWAIGLVQSIVQIPPTLKLPFCPHRQIDDFLCEVPSLIRLSCGDTTFNEIQLAVAGVIFLLVPLSLILVSYGFIARAVLKTNSSKGCRKAFGTCSSHLIVVTLFYSSVIAVYLQPKNPYAQERGKFFGLFYAVGTPTLNPLVYTLRNKEVKRAFWRLLRKDTDSGES; from the coding sequence ATGGTCAACCAGAGCTCCCCCGTAGGCTTCCTCCTGCTGGGCTTCTCTGAACACCCACGTCTGGAAAAGGTTCTCTTCGTGGTTGTCTTGTGCTCCTACCTCCTCACCCTCCTAGGAAACACACTCATCCTCCTGCTGTCCACCCTGGACCCCAGGCTCCACTCTCCaatgtacttcttcctctctaACCTCTCCTTCTTGGACCTCTGCTTCACCACAACCTGCGTCCCCCAGATGTTGCTCAACCTCTGGGGCCCTGCAAAGACCATCAGCTTCCTGGGATGCTCTGTCCAGCTGTTCATCTTCATGCTCCTGGGGACAACAGAGTGCATCCTCTTGACAATTATGGCCTTTGACCGCTATGTGGCTGTCTGTCAGCCCCTTCACTATGCCACCATCATCCACCCCGGCCTATGTCGGCAGTTGGCAGGTGTGGCCTGGGCTATAGGTTTGGTCCAATCCATAGTTCAGATACCACCCACCCTCAAACTGCCCTTCTGCCCCCATAGGCAAATAGATGACTTTTTGTGTGAAGTCCCATCTCTAATACGCCTCTCTTGTGGGGACACCACTTTTAATGAGATTCAATTGGCAGTTGCAGGGGTCATCTTCCTGCTTGTACCTCTGAGCCTCATCCTGGTCTCTTATGGTTTCATTGCCAGGGCTGTGCTGAAAACTAACTCTTCAAAGGGGTGCAGGAAAGCTTTCGGGACCTGCTCGTCCCACCTCATTGTGGTCACACTCTTCTACAGTTCAGTCATCGCTGTTTATCTGCAGCCCAAAAATCCCTATGCCCAAGAGAGGGGCAAGTTCTTTGGTCTCTTCTATGCAGTGGGCACCCCTACACTCAACCCCCTTGTATACACCCTGAGGAACAAGGAGGTAAAGAGGGCATTCTGGAGGTTGCTAAGGAAGGATACAGACTCTGGAGAAAGCTAA